AACTGATTGATTTAAATGTGTAACATGATGATAAAAGTTGTATTATACCGTGACAAAGACATTGTTTTATAATCATCTATTGCCAAATTGATGCCTACAAATTGCTGGAGTACACTGCACATTAATCTTTATTTCTTACATGCTTTATTAACCATATACATACATATCTTAGCTCCTTGCAATCGATAATAATATagttgaaagaaacaaaagttCTTGCTTTCGAACAGGTCCTCCAGTTTTGATCTATTTATCCTGATGTTATAATTGACTGCTTAAGAATCAGTTTTTAGCTTTATCTTTTTACTCTAGATCAAACCATATTGTTACATCAACGGTAGATTTATAGGCAATACTTGCCCTCTTCTCACTTTTTCTTGTATGGCTGCAGAGGCATATAAGAACGGGGAATTGCAGGAGTTGTTGGAAAAGGCAATGTTATCCTGAAACCATGGAAGGAATGAGAGGACTTTCCAAGTTTGTAATCTTCCCTAAGTTCTACTGTGGCTCAGTGATAATGGACCAAGTAAATTGTCCAATGTTTTCTCGTGTCCACAAATGCCTATTATGATTACTGCAAAAGAAATCCTGGTATTTGAGTATAAAGCAGACAACTCATTTGATGATATCTCATTAAATAGACTATTTATTGTTTTACTAGTTGCTACTGCAAATCTATTGAATAAACTATTCGAAACTGACATGTTTCTGCTACCTGTCGTATCTTgtaaacatctttttttttgtttttgtttgaagaaTTAGTTTAATAATGATGGAAGTACCTTGCTCTAGATTGTTCCATTACATATTCAACATgtaaaatccaattaaataTAACTCAACTTTTGAAGCTTAGCCTTGACGTGCCATTGCTCATGAAGGGGCTGGTGGGATATATCTCATACATACATGTCATTAATGGAAAAGAACATACTTTGTAAGTATGGTTATGGAGTTAGCACAAGTAATTACACTTTTGAAAGGTTATGGCAATGATGGCCAATTCCATAATACCTATTTAAATAATGGTGTTTAATATCCATGCAGTTGGTTTTGGTGTGTGTACATACAAATGGTTGTTTTTCTGGTTGGTTTGTGAAATTGGATTACATCCATTCCATCCACccaaaggaaaaagagaagtgATAGTTATGCATTTGCTAACACTTTCTTTTCAACATGTTTACTGATTAAAGtttatataagttttaattaatttaagaatgAAATCCATATATTTACTTCGTTTAGATGAATTGCACCAAATAGGATAAAGTGTTTTTGCTAACATTTACAATAGAGAAtttgtctttcattttttaCGTTTTAAATTTTGTTCCTTTACTTCAAATGAGTATATCTATCCTACTTTCAGGTCATGGCCATACTAATTGGTTGACTTACCATTATTTCTGCTTCACATCTTTGCAGCCTAAAGACTGTTATTTTCCAAATGGATCTGCCAACTAGGGGTGTTTATTCAATGTGTTGGAATGAGTTAACCTGTGTTTTTTCACTTGGTTCAAGTTTTGATAAACCAATTTTGCAAATCATAGTATGAcatgaaaatatttgtattaaatttggATAAATTCAACATGTTGATCCAATATTAGTCTTAACATATTTTATCAGGTCTAATTATTTAGATCCAAGTCTGTTTAAATCCCTCAGAACAGGGTTGATGGGGTGGATCATGAACACCATTAAGGAGCTAAAATGATACAAAACACTTACTAATCATagaagaatatattttatatattttctaatatatattttttaaaatttcttaaccTTGTGTCACGCGTTATTATTTGCTTTTCCAAACATGCGAACTGAGGATGCATCGTCACACATGAAAAAGCATCAAGGACTACACAATGAAGACATATTTCTATgctttcataatttatttatgtgaaATGATGAAGCTAATGCTGACAACATGGGAATTATCTTGGGTAAACCAAAAGATTAAATAGAATAATGCTTGAAAAAATACACTGTTATTGAAATTAACGTTATCACTCAATGTAATTTTGATTCACTGTTGGCCTACAAACAGCTGTGTCTATCTGTCCCTTCCAATCAATAAATGGAACATTCTTTTTGGATGTCATAGCTTGTTCTATGGATACCAAAATAATAGAATGTCACGAATATGGAAAATAACACTCGTGAGGAACCCTGTGGAACCATTatcatattcattttcaaatgattttcaaagtgtttgccattaagttattatttaattaataatttgaattcaaattgttattttgaattaatatagTTGTAACAATTTCTCTCGTGTAAGTACTTTCATTCAAAACGACTCCTCTTGTGCATTATTTTTTCTACATTATATATACGTTTTTGGGTATCAACGGAATACATTATAAATCTCACTTTCTATACTTCTTATGGATGAAATCCATTCCAAACTCAAATATTCTCATACAACGACAGAATCTTTTACTATTTGTTAAAgtacaacaaattaaaaaaaaagacaagCAAAACTAAATAATGATTAGAAAATGGATATTTATGCTAAAAATAAATCCTCCATCTTTAGAACATAAATTTTGGAGCATCTTTTAGTTTGTAgagtaattttaaatataaaagactAATTCTTTTGGAAATATAAAGTCATTGAAATGAGTTTTGCCTGCAAAAATTTTCTATATACATGACCAGAAATTTAACTAAGAACATATTTAAAAACCTCAGCTATTTATCACTTATATTGGACCTTGTTGGTCGAGGAATTATTATCTCTCTTGAAGTATTCCATCTATCATAACATGAAAAAATGAAATCCGTGAAATAAGCCGAGAATTGCCATGTTCTGAAGGACTCTCACGACAATAATGACCGTAAGAACAAGTTCCATGCTACTCTACTGTGTACAAAACAAATCAATGGCTGTACAAGGTTATGTGAAATGAATATTGGCACGGAAAATAACTTAGCATGAAAGAACAAGAACTCCTTTTCTCACACAAAGGTGGATCACAAGCCATAGTCCACACTTGGCAGCTTTAAACGTAGGAAGGGATATCTGGCCAGGAATTGCAGAGTCCATGCAGCACATCCTTCCATTTGTATTGTGAAAAGATATCTCAATCTTTACTCCCATTTGGTCAATTTTCAATTAAGAATCAACTTTCATTGTAGAACGTCCATGCTTGTAAAAATCGCGGAACTATCTGACCAACACACATTGACAAATACTCCTGTTTACAAAGATACTCAAGTTTCCTTTTTATTTACTGAAGTGTGGCTAGATGAGGAAGAATTGAGAAGAGACTGTGTAGCTAATAATTTGTCCCTTAGCATTAGATTATACTCGTACAAATTTTTTAGATTCTTCTGAATATCAGTCAAGTCCATTTGAGAGCCATCCTTAAATTCTGCATTACATTTGCATACAAGTTAATACATGAGAGGTAGTAAAAGCACTAGCAATTTTCAAAACTCAGAAAATGAAGTTGTTCTATTCGATCATTAATAGCTGTTCAAACAGTAGAAACAAGCTTCATAAAATAACAGATGGTAATAGACACTGAAAGGAGATAGAGCAGCTGAActatttgtatataaaattgtaaCTCATAAATGTTGCATGTATGTTAAGGGTTGAAATAGGTCTACACGTAAGTTGtgcataatataataatataactattttaatctTATGTGTGCGCCATGTATTGGTATGTTAGAACTGCGGAGACTGTGTCTACACGCTACACATGATCTTATAAGAGTAGCAAAACCAAAGTCATTGGCACTTTAGCAGCAGAAAACCATGGAAGACATTGATGATGGTGAGAAAGTGTGGAGGTTAGATTAGGTTTCAATGTTTGAAACTTAGTGAAGTagaaatcaacaaaaatatatcactGAGTCTTGAGGTTGAGAATTAGTGTTATATCACCAAATAATTAGTAAGCTGTTATGAACTCAAATTAATTTGTACCTAGTGAAGGTGGAGGAGGAATCAAGTTGCCATCAGTAATAGAAGATTCTTGAGGTTGAGATTGTGCGGGATCCTTGCATGGACCAACATTCTGCTGcttttccatattttcagaatGCAGTTTTGAATCGTTTGTGGATCCAAGGGGTTCACATGTCACTGACTGGAATACAAAACAtcgaaatatgaaaattatgaaaTGATCAGGTTCAACCACTTTCTTCTTAAGAAAACTAGATAAAAGCCAATCATGTTAACTAAATAGCTTTGACTACATATAGCATACATCAATGACATGTGAAATGAGAGGATTCTTTCCATGAGCTGAGATGACAGCAGCAACATATTTTGACAATTGGATACTACCGAAAACAGTTCACATGGACATTTTACAGTTcgtaaaccctaaaccctaattcATGAGACCTTAATAAAAATCTTGATTACTAAACAATGGCAATGGAAAAGATTCACTTCTCTTGTCTCATGGTAACAACTCCTTACACATGATACGTTCCCTCACGTAAATGCCAGCGACATCAATAGTAATGAGcattcaaaaaccaaaaaaacaaaaaagaagatCCAGTTTAGAAATTAAAGTGCAGTGATGTGCAATGTAAAAGCTTTACCTTGTTGGAAGGTAAACTAGGTTTCTTGTACAAACTTATGGAATCTCTTCTGCTTTTCAGCCTTCGTTTATTTGATGAACCACTACCTCGAACTGAATGCAACATACATCCACCACAATCTGTTTCCTTTCCGGTGCTATTATACTTGTCCTCCAGTGCAGTACAGCCAAAGGTGTAGATCACATATTTCCTCAGCTgattaaaagaagaaatatcaGCAATAGAACTAAAGAACATGGAAAAAAGCAAAAGGaaattaatgttaaatattCAAGATGTTTGAACAAGTTGAAAAGAAATTACTTTGTCCCAATGCTCTTGAGCCTTACGCCGATTTCTGACTCTCCTCAAAATGCTATCTTCATTTCTGAGCTTCTTTATCCTATACTCACACTAATTCAATAGAAGGTTAGAAAATATGGAATGTAAGTACGAAGAAGCTACGATGTAATCAGGCTACAAACAGTGAAAAtccacaacaatcaaatatCAGGGAAGCGCTGTTAGAAAAACATATAGAATGTTCATAGACTTCAAGAAAATAATAACTTGAATTGTAAAGAGTAAACCTTCCAAAggaataataaaatagaataatagtTCTCCTTCAATTCTTTATCATTCAacaaactaatttatttaatgagAATTGATGAACAAGAAGCAGGAAAAACTGACTTATTGATAAGACAGAATCACACCAATTCAGGCATTTATTGCACAGTTCAAAGTTGTTTGCAATTCATCACATGATAAGAAGCACTGTCTATCTGAATTGCATTGAAATGTGCAATTTTACCTACCATACACCCCAAGAATTAGAAATCACACACTAATGTATGTTGAAAAACAGAACTGCTATCCACAAAGCCTAATAAGTGGCACCAACTATAACCAACTATGGTAGTTTCAAATGCCAATGTTATGTTGTTGAATGCATAATTCAATGTCACATCCTGGATCTACATTCTACAACATAAAATATCAAGTCCTAAATGCACAGCATAACGTTTGAAATACGAAGGAATCATAACTGAATAATATCAAGAAAGGAAGAAGTAAACCTGTATCAACAGGTAGAAAAAGATGCCTATGCTAATACAATACAAGCCACCAAGGTCCGCAAGGAAGCTCACTGCACACGAAAGCAAAAAAGAATGgaattaaaataatgtgaaTCAACAACAGTTATTGCCGCAAACAGGTTAGCAATAGTTTTTGCTAAGATCCCACATTATATGATCAAAGTACTTCTTGTAATGACATTGGTTGATTTAGGCTGCTCAATCCATTCTCGATTCTAATAGTctccaaaataattaattcatgaCAGTTTTTTGAACAACAATGTAGcatattaattatttccaaGTAACCAActcatttttatcttcaaatcttgaTTAGGCCTAAACCAGCACTATGCATAGAGCTTATTAGTTTGAGAAGTTGATAATTCGATAACTCAGATTGCAGATATAGTTATTCTTATTTTAGAATTGACATTTCAAATTGAAGGAATTAACTATTCAAGGATACGGTGGTTGAACTTGACAGTATAGCGGCTGATAGTATCTAGTTTGTGAATTAGAGAAGTTTGAACCTCGACAACAAATCAGATGATGACACTAAGGAACGGAAGAAAGTAGCtaacaataaaacaaacatCAACGTTACATTAAAAAATGTGCAATTTGGGCACTGCAAAGAGGATGAGAAAGGAAGCCAAAAACTAAATAGAATAATGGCAGAGATATAGCTTGTATATACAGCAAGCACAAAAGACACTTACCAGGACCCAAAATATTCTCTCTATCGATTTCCACAACATAATCAGAGAGGAAATTGATAAACAATGTAGTGTTGATCAGTCCATCAGCAGAACTCTCAAGGGATACTAGTAGTTCATTTGTATTACGTGAAACTGAACCTGGGAGGAACTCGTGAAATAAAGGCTGTATGAGCTTTAGGTCATGTAAATTATGGTATATTCGAGGGaacaaattgaatttcaaaatatttgatatgTTCCCTCTGAATGTAACCGGGCTATCATTAAAATCACTTCCATTCTTTAGCGTTCCACTAACAAAACTTGTATGCTTCTTAGCAATATCCATTGAAGTGAGTTTGAACTCAAAACCAACAGCAGCGGCAGGACTATTGGGGAGATCAACAAACTGCCATGAAATATACATACGATCATGGTGGACCTTGCAGTTTTTACACTTGATGACAAGGGTTGGTCCTTGGCTTGAGTTGTAACAAGTGTAGTTTGCTAAAGTAGACAGGGAAACAACTCTTTCGTCAATAGAGCCAGGATTCCCAGTAACTAAATTTCCCAGATTCCTTAGATTTGCACAACTCATACTAGACACAGTTGTTATATTGAACTCCATGTCATTGATAAAAGAGGCTAACTCCAGTCCATTTGTTGCTCTTACATTGTGCACCTCAATTGATCTCTTTGATATGATCTGGTACAACAACCTGATAGAAGATTGAGTCAAAATGGATACATAACCAAACAAAGAGAACAAGGTGAAGACAATAGATTTTCAGTATGATATCCAGAAAATATGGTGAAGTAAGCATTGGAGACTCACGCAGCAAATAATCCAATAAAGAGTATCCAACTTGCTATGGAGAAAGCACCACCAAGTTCTGTTTTGCGTTTGGTGACCACTTTCCGATCATCCtgcatgagaaaaaaaaaacagcaccCCATAAAGCATTTTTCATACACAAACAGCAATATGCCTATTATTTTGTCAAAAGGATAATAACTCATGCactaaaaaacatataacaGTCAGATGGCTATCAAAGCATGTCTATGCTGCAATGCTCATTATTCAGTAACAACTGCAAGAAATCGTAACTGCTGAATTGAAAATTGTTAGATATACACATGAACCATacagaagattttttttttgtcatgcCAGCAACTAAGAAGAAAACTTAAATCCAacaaaaagaaacttaaaaaacaaaagaaaaatatttaaaaaaatactaaagatGCCCTTTTTAGGTTGTTCTTCTATCAGACTTacaaattaaagttaataaacatttgtattaaaaattagtataattaatGAAGATCCACATTAGAGCAATTTTGGTTTCCATACTTCTAATGAGCTATTTTAGCCTCAATTTTTGCTCAGTGCTAAGATTAGGTCCTTCCGTTAGTTTTACAtccaaaatttgttattttattagaattttgcattatttttcaaaaatatcctAACAAGTGTCAATTTTTTAATGACATTGATTACTAACACATCAGCCTGTCGATTAAGTAAGAGATTACTTATATCAATAAATCCCTTAAGATTGACTATCCAATCTTGACAAATTCCTTAAATTATTTCACCAAAACAAAACTCTAAATTCTAACAACAATGTCATAAATTTCTGAACAGctgcattttaattttatccttaaaCCAGGACAAAGTTATGGATGAAATTGGATTGCAAGCCAAACCACAaccacaattcacaaaaccagaGAACAAAAGAACCGAAAAGAACAAACTAAAACTAACCAGCCAGTGTCTGGTGGCAAAGCAAATATCCATCCTACTGATCCACCACCTGATGTTGAACCAAACGTTCCTTCCATCACCGACCTTCGTGAACCTCAGAAATAAGCAGAAAAGAAGCCAGGAGATGAGCATCACGAGCGTGGCTTCCAAGAACACAGCCTGCGACTGCGTGAACTTCTTGATGGTGTCGAAGGCGAAGAGCGTCTCGGGCAAGCTGAGCGCGTAGTAGTCGACGCCGGTGTCGGTGGCGATGGTGGAGTTCCCCTCGAAGAGCACGCACGTGTTACTCACGCGCTGGAGCACGTGCCCGGGGGCGCACGCGCAGAGGGTGGTGTTATAGGTGACGGAATTCGCGGGGCACGACGCCATTGGAGCTGAAGAATCCCAGATCAACCCAAGATAAAGTTTTATTCTTTACTCTATTCCTCGAGTGACCCAGTAGAGGAAAATGCGAAAAGAGTTCAGCTTTTAGGAGAATTGGCGTGTTGAGAGAGGAAACATGAAATGGGTCGAATCGTGTTTCATGGCTGGATTGTGACGGAGAAGAACAGAGTGGAAAGATGAGACAACGTAACAGAGAAAAACAGAGCAGAAAAACAGAGTAACAgagttaaagaaataaaacaattttctttttgtcttggTTTCTTCGAGATGAAGCAGTGTGTATGGTATGTGTTTCggtaagagagaagaaaagaatttATTATTGTGGTGTTTGCTTATAATCTGGTTTTTGTTTTGTGGATAAATGttggttttgttgttgttcgtGGCGTGGTGAAGATGATGTGTGCGCTTTGTGTTGGTTGGTGGACTTTCTTTGGAATGAGTTGAATTGAATTTGTGTTTACTTCAATAGAAGTTAAATGAAACACTGTTGAATTAATGttctgaagaaagaaaattgtatGTTTGGTGAAATTTTTGTGAAATGGAAGAAAACATTGTGTACTTGTTGGTATGAGTTTTAaactctttttgttttctttcactaaaaagtgaaaaaatagtacatttatatttttcttgcaTCCAACTAAATCATATATgtggttagaaaagaaaattgatcgAATAGTGATTTTATTTAGTTTGAGGAAAAaggcaataaaaaaataaaagttaaaatttgggtatgagaaagaagaaaggtaGGTTCTGTAAAATTCTACGTCCTTCCAagaaaaaacatcaaatttcaAATGGAATATTAGTTTTATGGCTGACTAGAGAGATGTGgaatttctcaaaattttatagaaaataaaaaatcataatcatggtgattaaaaaataaatataacattttatatttaattttttaaagtggGAAATTTGcaacttaaataattaatgtaataaataactATTAGTTACAAAATTCAGTATTTAGAATtgtagtttaattaaattttgttatatatatgtattttattttattaccgttattgttaattaataattgtGAGTATATTTGATTTTCTAGAATGTACTTATAAAATCAAAGTTTTCAAAGGAGTAAATATTTTACTATGATATAAAATAAGCGATCATACAAAAATTCAACATGATTTGCATTTTTGTTTTACAAAAGTTTGTCGCAACTTTTGAAGAGCTTTTAACGTTATTTTCTCTTaagatttaaactttttaaGTGCTTTAAAGCTTTATTAGGTTGAGTATAGagataaagttttaattttcatcattaaaagtataaaatagtattaaaaaaatgggAACAAACTTTAATACGCGTTGTTTTGATTGacatatttgaaataaaaaaaatgcttaaaaATCATATGATTGTGATATTTGATAAACAATTAAAGCATGGAAAATTAAATGGGGcaattaaaacattaaacaaagaGATTAAGGATTAAAATAAGCatctatttttttgttttgtttacaCAAAAGCAGTAAATGTTTGTTTACTTGTTCCGTAGCACACGT
This sequence is a window from Vigna angularis cultivar LongXiaoDou No.4 chromosome 2, ASM1680809v1, whole genome shotgun sequence. Protein-coding genes within it:
- the LOC108329627 gene encoding uncharacterized protein LOC108329627 isoform X2 translates to MASCPANSVTYNTTLCACAPGHVLQRVSNTCVLFEGNSTIATDTGVDYYALSLPETLFAFDTIKKFTQSQAVFLEATLVMLISWLLFCLFLRFTKVGDGRNVWFNIRWWISRMDICFATRHWLDDRKVVTKRKTELGGAFSIASWILFIGLFAALLYQIISKRSIEVHNVRATNGLELASFINDMEFNITTVSSMSCANLRNLGNLVTGNPGSIDERVVSLSTLANYTCYNSSQGPTLVIKCKNCKVHHDRMYISWQFVDLPNSPAAAVGFEFKLTSMDIAKKHTSFVSGTLKNGSDFNDSPVTFRGNISNILKFNLFPRIYHNLHDLKLIQPLFHEFLPGSVSRNTNELLVSLESSADGLINTTLFINFLSDYVVEIDRENILGPVSFLADLGGLYCISIGIFFYLLIQCEYRIKKLRNEDSILRRVRNRRKAQEHWDKLRKYVIYTFGCTALEDKYNSTGKETDCGGCMLHSVRGSGSSNKRRLKSRRDSISLYKKPSLPSNKSVTCEPLGSTNDSKLHSENMEKQQNVGPCKDPAQSQPQESSITDGNLIPPPPSLDSSAIFTSMDVLQ
- the LOC108329627 gene encoding uncharacterized protein LOC108329627 isoform X1, encoding MASCPANSVTYNTTLCACAPGHVLQRVSNTCVLFEGNSTIATDTGVDYYALSLPETLFAFDTIKKFTQSQAVFLEATLVMLISWLLFCLFLRFTKVGDGRNVWFNIRWWISRMDICFATRHWLDDRKVVTKRKTELGGAFSIASWILFIGLFAALLYQIISKRSIEVHNVRATNGLELASFINDMEFNITTVSSMSCANLRNLGNLVTGNPGSIDERVVSLSTLANYTCYNSSQGPTLVIKCKNCKVHHDRMYISWQFVDLPNSPAAAVGFEFKLTSMDIAKKHTSFVSGTLKNGSDFNDSPVTFRGNISNILKFNLFPRIYHNLHDLKLIQPLFHEFLPGSVSRNTNELLVSLESSADGLINTTLFINFLSDYVVEIDRENILGPVSFLADLGGLYCISIGIFFYLLIQCEYRIKKLRNEDSILRRVRNRRKAQEHWDKLRKYVIYTFGCTALEDKYNSTGKETDCGGCMLHSVRGSGSSNKRRLKSRRDSISLYKKPSLPSNKSVTCEPLGSTNDSKLHSENMEKQQNVGPCKDPAQSQPQESSITDGNLIPPPPSLEFKDGSQMDLTDIQKNLKNLYEYNLMLRDKLLATQSLLNSSSSSHTSVNKKET